GCAGACGATGTCCGTGATGCCGAACCAGTCGGCCAGCCGGACGATCGTGCCCAGGTTGCCCGGGTTCTGGACGTCGTCGAGCGCCAGCGTCAGCCGTCCCGCGAGAGCCCGCATATCCAGTCCGTAATGCGGTATTTCGACCAGCGCCAGCGAGTTGGAGGCTGTTTTCAGCAGCGACAGCCGCTCCATCTCCTTCGTGCCGACGACCTCGACTTCCGGCCCTGCGAACAGGCCCTCCAGGGCGAATATCTTGCGTACCCCGAGGTGCGACGTGCGCAGCTCGCCGATGAGTTTCTCCCCTTCGGCGACGAACAGTCCGTGCTCCGTGCGCCCGCGTTTGCCGGCCAGCGCGCGGACGAGTTGTATGTCGGCTTTTGTCATCGTTGTTTTTCTAAGGTGAACGTCACCCCTTCGGTGGCGGGGTAGGTTTCGGGGAAGATCGCACGGGCCTCTTCGACCAGCATGTTTTCATCCTTGTAGCGCGACGAGTAATGCCCGATCACCAGCCGCTTCGCCCCGGCTTTCAGGGCTGCCTTGGCCGCGTCGGCCGTCGTCGAGTGTCCGCGCTCCCGGGCCGCCTTCTGCTCCGCCGCGGCGTAGGTCGCCTCGTGGTACATCAGATCGGCGCCTGCGGCCAGCGCTGCGGCCTTGGCCGAAAAGTTGGTGTCCGACAGGTAGGCGTACGACCGGGGGGCGTAGGGACGGTAGGTCAGTTCCCCGTTGGGGATCACCTCCCCCGTGGAGAGCGTGACGTCCTCGCCCCGCTTTGCGGCGGTGATCTGTGCGACCGAAAGCCCGTATTTCGTAATCTTGAACTTGTCGACGTTCAGCGCCGGCTCCTTTTCGCGGAAAAGGAACCCCGCCGTCGGCACGCGGTGGCGCAGCGGTATGCTCCACACCTCCAGCGTACGGTTTTCCATCAGCAGCGCATGCTTGGTCGTGTCGACCTCCGTCCATACGACCGGGTAGGGCAGTTCGCTGTCGAAATATTTGAGGTGGCAGGCCAGAATCTCGCCCATCGGTGCCGGTGCGAATACCCGCAGCGGGGTCTTGCGGCCGTAGAGCGCCAGCGTCGAGATCAGCGGGAACAGCCCGAATACATGGTCGCCGTGCAGGTGCGAGATGAACACGGCACGCAGCCTGAGCGGGTTGATGCCGTAACGGATCAACTGTTGCTGTACCCCTTCGCCCGCATCGACCAGGTAGTACTGCTCGTGCACGTTGACCACCTGCGCCGACGGGTGCCGGCTCAGGGTGGGCTTCGCGGAGGAAGACCCCAGTATGGTGACGCTGAAACTCATGCGTTTTTAGTTGGCCCGGCTTAACAGGAAACGCTCGCAGTCGATGGCCGCGATGCAGCCCGAAGCGGCCGCCGTGACGGCCTGCCGGTAGTGCGGGTCGCGGACGTCGCCCGCGGCGAAGACGCCTTCGATGTTGGTTATCGACGTGCCCGGTTCGACCTTGATGTAGCCTTCGGCGTCGAGCTGCAACTGGTCGCGGAACAACTCCGTGTTGGGGTGGTGCCCAATGGCCAGGAAGAAGCCCGAGATGTCGATCTTCACCTCCTTGCCGTCGTTGCAGCGCAGCAGTGCGCCCGTCACGCCCGACTCGTCGCCCAATACCTCGGCGGTGTTGTGGTTGAATATCACCTCGATGTTGGGGGTGCTGAACACCCGCTGCTGCATCGCCTTCGAGGCGCGCAGGTGGGGTTTGCGCACGATCATGTAGACCTTGCGGCAGATCGAGGCGAGGTAGGTGGCCTCCTCGCAGGCGGTGTCGCCGCCGCCGACCACGGCTACGTCCTTTTTGCGGTAGAAGAAGCCGTCGCAGGTGGCGCAGGCGCTCACGCCCATGCCGCGGAATTTCGTCTCCGAGGGGAGCCCCAGGTATCTGGCCGAGGCGCCCGTGGCGATGATCAGGGTTTCGGCCCTGATCTCCGTCTGGCCGTCGATCACCACGTGGAACGGCCGCGACGAGAGGTCTACGCGCGTGGCGGTGCCCGTGCGGATCTCGGCGCCGAAGCGCTCGGCCTGGCGCCGCATGTCGGCCATCATCTGCTGGCCGCTGACCCCGTCGGGGTAGCCCGGGAAATTCTCCACGTCGGTCGTCGTCGTGAGCTGCCCGCCCGGTTCGATGCCCTCGTAGAGTACGGGCCGGAGGTTTGCACGCGACGTATAGATGGCGGCCGTGTATCCTGCGGGGCCGCTGCCGATAATCAGGCATTTGATCGTTTCTTCCATGACTTGTAATTTTTTGTATTTGTTATTGTGATTATATGCTCCGAAGTCCCGCCGGTCGCCTTTTCCGGTTGTGCCGGGCAGCGCCCCTCTGGGCCGGGTTTGCCAATGCAGCCGGAAGGCGCCGATAACAGCGAAATATCTAATATTGCCGTTGTCACCTGCAAATTTCAGGCCCGCAGGGCTCCGGGACTTCCGTCCGGAACTCCGTGAGGCGGCGTCCCAGGTAGTCGAACAGCGCCCAGTGCCCGTTGTTGCGCACATGCACCACGCTGGCGGCGGGGTCGTAGTCGACGATTTCGTATTCGGGAGGTATGACGTAACAGCCCCGGCGGTCGATCAGCCCCATCCCCGTCTGCGTCTGTACCTCGGCGCGGCCTTCGCGGAAATCGCCCGCCCAGACGAACTGCGCCGGGATCACCGGGTTGTTGTCCGTATCCACGAACCCGAATCCGTTGTCGTCCTCCACGCACACCAGCCCTTCGAATACGTGGCTCGTCCAGCGGTGCCCGGTCAGGCTGCGCAGCGGGTTGTAGGGTGCTGTGACGTCGTTGGCCGTCTGGCGGGGCGCGGGTGCCTCGGCGATCCTGTGCCGGAGTGCGGCGAATGCCTCCCTGTCACCCGTGCCGAGCTCCGCCGTGCCGATGCGGGCATCGTAATAGCGTATCGGGACGAACCGTCCCCGGTGCCAGCGGAGGTTCGTTTCCTTGAGGTTGTTGTGTGTGAATTCCAGCTCCCCGAGCGCCGCCTGCAATGTGTCGAGCGCCGCGAGCAGCGTCGCCTTGTCCTCGGCGAGCAGCGCTTCGGCGAACTCCCACCCCGCAGGCAGGTGCTGCAACACCAGGTCTGTGTGCCGTTCCGCGCCCGTGGCGTCGTGCCAGCGCATTTCGCCCGGCAGTATGCGGCATTCCGCCAAGTAGCCGGTGTTGAGTTTGCGCAGCGCCGAGACCGTGCGTTCGATCCGGGGCATGGCCGACGGGTTCAGGGGCATGGCGACGAGCCACCGCTCGCCCCGCCATTCGACTTCCGCCTCGGCGAAACGCGTCGTGCGCACCAGGCGCGGTATGCCGTTGGGTTCCGTAACGGGGCGGGCGTCGGCGAGCGTCGCCAGCGACAGGTCGGGCGTCAGCAGTGCCCGGGAGAAATGTTGCAGGGTCACTATCATCTCTATTCGGTTTTGACGCTGATGGAACCTATGTTGAGCATGGCGACCAGCTGGGCCGCCGAGGCGTTGTAGCTCATGCCGCGGAAGGGCGGGATCGCACCCGGGCCCTTGGCTTCGCGGATGGCCTCGTTGAAGACCGCGGGCATTTCGCTCGAACAGTCGTAGAGCAGCGAGGCATACCGGTTGGTGTACCGGGCTTCGTGCGCCTCGGGGAAGAATACCGGACGTTCGGTATCCCCGGCGGCGATATGGATATTGATCAACAGAACATTGCCGTCGACGGTGCCCAGCGCCTTGATCTGGTCGCAGACCGTGCGCAGCTCCTCGTTGTCGCAGTCCGTGGCCTCGCCGTCGGTGATGTTGAAGACCACGGGAGGGAAACTTTCGGCGTTGGCCGTGCGGGAAGTCCATCCGGCGGCTATGTCCCTCACGCGGCGCAGTGCCTCGCACATCGGCGTCTGCCCGGCCGACAGGGGCTTGATCCACGCCGGTGCGGGAATCTCCCGCAGGGCGATGCTGCCGTCGGGAAGCCGGTGTTCGACCACCTCCGTGTGCACCGGCATCTCCTGTGCCGCGAGGGCGCTGACAGGCACCAGATCCTCGCCTCCGGGCAGCAGCGAGCGTACCTCGTCGTCACCCGAATAACCGACCACGGCGATGTCGTAATAGTCGCGTACGCCGTCGCTGCGGCGTGCCCGTTCGACAAGCTCGAACAGCAGGTCGTTGGTGATGGTTGCAACCGCTTCGGCCTTGGTCATGCAGCGTCCCCGGAAGAGGATGCTTTCGGCCATCGACCCCGAGCCGTCTATGGCCAGGATGAATGCCGTGCGGTGGTTGCGTGTGATGCTCTGTGTATACATGTTGCGTCTATTTAAGTCCCCGGACGGAGTAGTAGTCGTCGCGCACTTCCCCTTCGTCGTCGCTGTCGAGGCCGTAGCTGACCGCCATGTCGAGCGAGCAGTCGCGGTCGCGGTCGGCGTCGGTCGTACGGCGCATCGTCGCGCGGGCGTTGCGCCCCGCCGCGATGGCCTCTTCTATCTCCGCCACGGTCGGGATGTGTCCCAGCAGCGATGCGTAGACCCCTTCGGCCCAGCTGTGGGCGTAGTCGTCGTAGTGGACGGAAAAGACCCTGAAACGGTTGTCCACCTCTTCGGGCGAGGCCAGTTCGCCGTGGTCTATGGCATCGAGGATGGCCTCGACTTCGCGTTTGGTGATATACTGCCCGGCGATGTCGAGCCAGCGGCCGCTGCCGTCGTAGCGTTCCGCCGATTCTCCCCGGTCGAGCATCGCGCCCAGCGCCGCCACGATGAAGCGGTTGTAGAGTCCGATGCCCCGTTTGAGGGCCGCCGCGCGGATGATCGCCTTCTGGTGGACGTACGTCGGGGCGTCGGGGTCTTCCTCTGCGATCGCGTGGAGCGTATCCACGGCCCTGAGCATTCCCGAGGTGATATAAGGGTTGTATTCTTCGAAGTTGATGACGTCGCGCCGTATGGTGCGGCGGTCGCGTGCCGGCCATTTCTCGATGTCGCGCACGGCGCCGTAGCTGGTGAGGTTCGCCCCGGGCATGAGCACCGAACGCCCCTCCTTTTCGATCAGGTATGAGTAGGGGAAGGCCGACGTGTCGTGGTGGAACGAGTGGTGCCCCATGATCATCGTGAAAGCCCCTTCCAGCGCAGGGGACATGATGTAGGCGCCGCTGGCGAACTTGCAGCCCCTGAGGTGCACTGCCTGGTGCACGGCGCCGCTCTTGAACAGGTGGTTGCTCTGGTTCGAGCCGCTGCCCGCGTTGAAAAACGAGAACATGCCCGCGATGAGCAGCGACGACTTGTGGTGCGAGACGGTGTAGGGCCCCGCGAAGATCGAGGCGGCCTCGCCGTTCTCGCAGTGCGAATTGGCGAAAAACAGCGATTCGGCCGCCGTGAAGGCCTTGTCCAGCCGGCAGCTTTCGCCCACGAAACAGCGTTCGACGATCGAGCCGTTGTCGATCCGGGCGTTTTCCGCGGCGATGAAGTCGTAGGCCTTGACATCCACGCCGATGTGCGCACCGTCGCAGACCGTGCCGTTTTCGAGCAGGGAGGCGCCGTCGACGGTGACGTTGTCGCCGATGCGGACTTCGCGGATGAACCTGGCGCCGACGATGCGGCTGTCCTTGCCGACGCTCCCCGTCTGCGAGGCGCGGGTTTCGGCATAGTCGTCGACCATCTTTTCCAGGGCCGCCATGGTCTGCGGGCGGTGCCGGTAGACGGCCATCAGATAGGCTGCCTGCGCCGAAAGGCGGTCGTAAATCTTCACCGTGCGCCCGCCGCATTCGTTCATCGTCGCCACGCCCACGCCGTTCCCGAACGTGCTCCTGCGGCGGCATTCGAGTGCCGTGACCCCTTCGACGAGCGCCCCTTCGCCGAGGTGGTAGTTGCACACCCGTGAGCGGATGATGCGTGCTCCGGAGCCGATCACGACCTTGCCTTCCAGGTGGCTTTGCAGCAACTGGAAGGGGGTGAAATCGTCGGTGACCGACACTTGCGACCACGCTTCGGCCGAGGAGCCGAGCGACTCGACCGCGGCGATTTCCGCCGGTGTCAAATTTCTGAATTGGGGCATTACAATCGTATTAAGCAGATGCAAATATAACGAATTGTCCGCAAAAAACATATATCCCGCTGTTTTTCGCATGCCGGGCGATGCGCGCCCTTCCCCGGAGCCTCCCGATGAAAAATCCGGCTGCCTGGGAAAGCAGCCGGATTTTTTTTGATTTTTTATGGGTCAGAGGTCGAAATGCCGCAGGCCGACGCCGTTGTCCGGTATCCGCGTGCGGGGTTTGCAGAGCTCTTCGCGGGATGCCGTCGCGGACTGTTTCTTCGTCATGGGACTGCCGGTTCCGGGCATTTTCGCCCCAATGCCTTCACCGGCATTTTTTGCGGGTGCCGATCTGGTCAGGTCGTTGACTT
This Alistipes onderdonkii DNA region includes the following protein-coding sequences:
- a CDS encoding ribonuclease Z; this encodes MSFSVTILGSSSAKPTLSRHPSAQVVNVHEQYYLVDAGEGVQQQLIRYGINPLRLRAVFISHLHGDHVFGLFPLISTLALYGRKTPLRVFAPAPMGEILACHLKYFDSELPYPVVWTEVDTTKHALLMENRTLEVWSIPLRHRVPTAGFLFREKEPALNVDKFKITKYGLSVAQITAAKRGEDVTLSTGEVIPNGELTYRPYAPRSYAYLSDTNFSAKAAALAAGADLMYHEATYAAAEQKAARERGHSTTADAAKAALKAGAKRLVIGHYSSRYKDENMLVEEARAIFPETYPATEGVTFTLEKQR
- the trxB gene encoding thioredoxin-disulfide reductase, encoding MEETIKCLIIGSGPAGYTAAIYTSRANLRPVLYEGIEPGGQLTTTTDVENFPGYPDGVSGQQMMADMRRQAERFGAEIRTGTATRVDLSSRPFHVVIDGQTEIRAETLIIATGASARYLGLPSETKFRGMGVSACATCDGFFYRKKDVAVVGGGDTACEEATYLASICRKVYMIVRKPHLRASKAMQQRVFSTPNIEVIFNHNTAEVLGDESGVTGALLRCNDGKEVKIDISGFFLAIGHHPNTELFRDQLQLDAEGYIKVEPGTSITNIEGVFAAGDVRDPHYRQAVTAAASGCIAAIDCERFLLSRAN
- a CDS encoding WG repeat-containing protein, producing MIVTLQHFSRALLTPDLSLATLADARPVTEPNGIPRLVRTTRFAEAEVEWRGERWLVAMPLNPSAMPRIERTVSALRKLNTGYLAECRILPGEMRWHDATGAERHTDLVLQHLPAGWEFAEALLAEDKATLLAALDTLQAALGELEFTHNNLKETNLRWHRGRFVPIRYYDARIGTAELGTGDREAFAALRHRIAEAPAPRQTANDVTAPYNPLRSLTGHRWTSHVFEGLVCVEDDNGFGFVDTDNNPVIPAQFVWAGDFREGRAEVQTQTGMGLIDRRGCYVIPPEYEIVDYDPAASVVHVRNNGHWALFDYLGRRLTEFRTEVPEPCGPEICR
- a CDS encoding vWA domain-containing protein, with product MYTQSITRNHRTAFILAIDGSGSMAESILFRGRCMTKAEAVATITNDLLFELVERARRSDGVRDYYDIAVVGYSGDDEVRSLLPGGEDLVPVSALAAQEMPVHTEVVEHRLPDGSIALREIPAPAWIKPLSAGQTPMCEALRRVRDIAAGWTSRTANAESFPPVVFNITDGEATDCDNEELRTVCDQIKALGTVDGNVLLINIHIAAGDTERPVFFPEAHEARYTNRYASLLYDCSSEMPAVFNEAIREAKGPGAIPPFRGMSYNASAAQLVAMLNIGSISVKTE
- a CDS encoding DUF4954 family protein encodes the protein MPQFRNLTPAEIAAVESLGSSAEAWSQVSVTDDFTPFQLLQSHLEGKVVIGSGARIIRSRVCNYHLGEGALVEGVTALECRRRSTFGNGVGVATMNECGGRTVKIYDRLSAQAAYLMAVYRHRPQTMAALEKMVDDYAETRASQTGSVGKDSRIVGARFIREVRIGDNVTVDGASLLENGTVCDGAHIGVDVKAYDFIAAENARIDNGSIVERCFVGESCRLDKAFTAAESLFFANSHCENGEAASIFAGPYTVSHHKSSLLIAGMFSFFNAGSGSNQSNHLFKSGAVHQAVHLRGCKFASGAYIMSPALEGAFTMIMGHHSFHHDTSAFPYSYLIEKEGRSVLMPGANLTSYGAVRDIEKWPARDRRTIRRDVINFEEYNPYITSGMLRAVDTLHAIAEEDPDAPTYVHQKAIIRAAALKRGIGLYNRFIVAALGAMLDRGESAERYDGSGRWLDIAGQYITKREVEAILDAIDHGELASPEEVDNRFRVFSVHYDDYAHSWAEGVYASLLGHIPTVAEIEEAIAAGRNARATMRRTTDADRDRDCSLDMAVSYGLDSDDEGEVRDDYYSVRGLK